From one Gossypium hirsutum isolate 1008001.06 chromosome D08, Gossypium_hirsutum_v2.1, whole genome shotgun sequence genomic stretch:
- the LOC107932428 gene encoding probable aquaporin PIP2-2, with translation MGKDIESSVEQGSGKDYHDPPPAPLIDAEELTKWSFYRAVIAEFIATLLFLYVTVLTVIGYKVQTDPLKNTVDPDCGGVGILGIAWAFGGMIFILVYCTAGISGGHINPAVTFGLFLGRKVSLIRAIMYMVAQCLGAICGCGLVKAFQKTYYNNYGGGANELQSGFNKGTGLGAEIIGTFVLVYTVFSATDPKRNARDSHVPVLAPLPIGFAVFMVHLATIPVTGTGINPARSFGAAVIYNKEKAWDDQWIFWVGPFIGAAIAAFYHQYILRAAAIKAFGSSRSN, from the exons ATGGGTAAGGATATAGAGAGTAGTGTAGAGCAAGGGTCAGGCAAGGACTACCATGATCCGCCACCAGCACCATTGATTGATGCTGAAGAGCTGACTAAATGGTCGTTTTACAGAGCAGTCATTGCTGAGTTCATTGCTACCCTTCTCTTCTTGTATGTCACAGTATTGACTGTGATTGGTTACAAGGTCCAAACCGATCCTCTCAAGAACACAGTTGACCCTGACTGTGGTGGTGTTGGTATCCTGGGTATTGCTTGGGCCTTTGGTGGCATGATCTTTATTCTTGTTTACTGCACTGCTGGTATCTCTG GAGGACATATCAACCCGGCTGTGACCTTTGGACTGTTCTTAGGACGAAAGGTATCACTGATCCGAGCCATCATGTACATGGTGGCTCAGTGCTTGGGTGCCATATGCGGGTGTGGATTGGTCAAAGCTTTCCAAAAGACTTACTACAACAACTATGGAGGTGGTGCTAATGAGCTCCAAAGTGGGTTCAACAAGGGCACCGGTTTAGGTGCTGAGATCATTGGTACCTTTGTTCTTGTCTACACCGTTTTCTCCGCCACTGATCCCAAGAGGAATGCTAGGGATTCCCATGTTCCT GTGTTGGCACCACTCCCCATAGGATTTGCAGTGTTCATGGTTCACCTTGCCACAATACCGGTCACTGGGACTGGTATCAACCCTGCTAGGAGCTTTGGAGCTGCTGTGATATACAACAAAGAGAAGGCCTGGGATGAccaa TGGATCTTTTGGGTTGGACCCTTCATTGGAGCTGCCATTGCTGCATTCTATCACCAATACATCCTAAGAGCAGCAGCCATCAAAGCCTTTGGATCTTCCAGGAGCAATTAA
- the LOC107932429 gene encoding signal peptidase complex subunit 3B, with product MHSFGYRLNGLLTFAVTILALMCVIASLSDNLNIPSPSAEIQIMNINWFQKQPKGSDEVSLRMNISADLQSLFTWNTKQVFIFVAAEYETRKNSLNQVSLWDAIIPAKERAKFWIRSSNKYRFVDHGKNLRGKEFNLTLHWHVMPKTGKMFADKIVMSGYSLPEEYI from the exons atGCATTCTTTTGGGTACAGATTGAATGGTCTTCTAACGTTTGCCGTGACGATTCTGGCACTAATGTGCGTCATAGCATCTCTCTCAGACAACCTCAACATTCCCTCTCCCTCTGCAGAAATCCAG ATTATGAACATTAATTGGTTCCAGAAGCAACCAAAGGGGAGTGATGAG GTCAGCTTAAGGATGAATATATCAGCTGATTTGCAGTCATTGTTTACATGGAACACAAAACAG GTTTTCATTTTTGTAGCTGCTGAGTATGAAACAAGAAAGAATTCCTTGAATCAG GTCTCGCTTTGGGATGCTATAATACCTGCCAAAGAGCGTGCAAAGTTTTGGATCCGCAGCTCAAACAAATATCGATTTGTTGATCAC GGAAAGAACCTCCGTGGCAAAGAGTTCAACTTAACATTGCATTGGCATGTAATGCCTAAGACCGGAAAGATGTTTGCTGACAAAATCGTGATGAGTGGCTATAGTTTGCCGGAGGAATATATATAA
- the LOC107932502 gene encoding oligoribonuclease: protein MDRLSNAFSLLDIDVDDHHPPPASSSASKPSGKSKINGKGSTELKPALLSENYKLPLVWIDLEMTGLNIETDRILEIACIITDGYLTKSLEGPDLAIHQSKECLDRMGEWCQNHHAASGLTKKVLQSTISEREAEKQVIEFVKRHVGTYTPHLAGNSVYMDFIFLKKYMPDLASLFSHVVVDVSSVRALCIRWYPRDQKKAPAKEKKHRAMDDIRESISELKYFKETIFKAKSKK from the exons ATGGATAGGCTATCGAATGCGTTTTCGTTGCTGGATATTGATGTGGACGATCATCATCCCCCACCGGCTTCATCATCTGCTTCCAAACCTTCAG GTAAGAGCAAAATCAATGGGAAGGGCTCAACTGAACTGAAACCGGCATTGCTTTCGGAAAACTACAAGTTACCCCTTGTTTGGATTGACTTGGAAATGACTG GTTTGAATATTGAGACTGATAGAATATTGGAGATAGCTTGTATAATTACAGATGGCTATCTCACCAAATCATTGGAG GGTCCTGATCTGGCTATCCATCAATCTAAAGAGTGTTTAGATAGAATGGGGGAATGGTGTCAAAATCATCATGCAGCTAGTG GATTGACAAAGAAGGTGCTCCAAAGTACAATTAGCGAAAGAGAAGCTGAAAAGCAG GTCATAGAATTTGTAAAGAGACATGTTGGTACATACACACCTCATTTAGCTGGAAATTCAGTTTATATGGATTTTATCTTTCTGAAG AAATATATGCCAGATTTGGCTAGTCTTTTCTCTCATGTAGTAGTTGATGTAAGCAGTGTAAGGGCTCTTTGTATTCGCTGGTATCCAAGAG ATCAAAAGAAAGCCCCTGCCAAAGAAAAGAAACACAGAGCCATGGATGATATCAGAGAGAGCATATCCGAACTTAAATACTTCAAGGAGACCATATTTAAAGCAAAATCCAAGAAGTGA
- the LOC107932503 gene encoding uncharacterized protein, translating into MESFSAEDLSTIGGIATVSLLHSFIPTHWLPFSIVGRAQKWTLSRTLFVTAFGAVLHVISTSLLGITAITMANTIAGEETVHKLASLLLIVLGGSYILLFLSGKGGHSHSHNQPMEKMAVAGLVLVPALSPCATTLPVFLAVGNSSSMMVLAIIVLLFSTIAVMTSLVALSFYGASQLKFHWVERYDKVLVGSVLCLVGILTLIFHHHDGDEGLHGQHVHRKVIGL; encoded by the exons ATGGAGAGTTTCAGCGCCGAAGATCTGTCAACAATAGGCGGCATAGCCACCGTTTCCCTTCTTCATTCCTTCATTCCCACCCATTGGCTTCCTTTCTCCATCGTCGGACGGGCCCAGAAATGGACCCTTTCTCGTACCCTTTTCGTCA CCGCATTTGGAGCAGTTTTGCATGTAATATCTACTTCGCTTCTTGGTATAACTGCCATCACTATGGCGAACACGATTGCTGGAGAAGAAACAGTGCATAAACTTGCTTCACTTTTGCTCATAGTTCTTGGTGGTAGCTATATACTGTTGTTTTTGTCTGGAAAAGGTGGGCACAGTCATTCTCATAATCAACCTATGGAGAAAATGGCTGTCGCCGGTCTTGTCCTTGTTCCAGCATTGTCTCCTTGCGCTACCACTCTTCCGGTGTTTCTAGCTGTTGGAAACTCATCGTCGATGATGGTGCTTGCAATCATAGTGCTTCTATTCAG CACAATAGCAGTGATGACCTCATTGGTTGCTTTGTCGTTCTACGGTGCTAGCCAACTCAAGTTTCATTGGGTGGAGCGATATGACAAAGTTCTTGTAGGTTCGGTGCTATGCTTAGTAGGGATCTTAACTCTAATTTTTCACCATCATGACGGAGATGAAGGTTTGCATGGACAACATGTGCACAGGAAAGTCATCGGTCTTTGA
- the LOC107932496 gene encoding serrate RNA effector molecule, translated as MVVVVNMPVDSLDRQPGGDRKDTNNNHNNRQPPSSDDPNSSPPPPPPPPHRRRDRDSRERRDRDYYDRNRCPPPTLPRDRDQRSRGSISPPPPPLNFRDRRHSPPPRRSPPYKRSRREDGGYEGRRGSPRGGFGPGDRRFWNNYGGGYDREMGRPSYPDERPHGRYFNRSSGGHEDDWDSGRGGYGIASYSGSAQREGLMSYKQFIQELEDDILPTEAERRYQEYKSEYISTQKRAYFDAHKDEEWLRDKYHPIKLVTVIERRNELARKVAKDFLLDLQSGTLDLSPSVNALSSNKSGQTSDPNSEDEAEVGGKRRWHGRGPAKETDLSAASKAHPVSADPRRIEIDIEQAQGLVCKLDSEKGIEENILRGSDNNKINRDKSHGSLTGPVIIVRGLTTVKGLEGVELLDTLITYLWRVHGLDYYGMIETNEAKGLRHVRAEGKRSDVTSNGSEWEKKLDSHWQERLRSQDPLELMTAKDKIDAAAIEAFNPFVRKIRDEKYGWKYGCGAKGCTKLFHAAEFVHKHLKLKHPELVVELTSKVSEELYFQNYMNDPDAPGGTPVMQQSIPKDKPQRRKILENHLRDDRDLHGERDRSDNPQTSDFSLNDDGLDGGNRDDPIFDAFGGQGMHVAAPFSSDVAPPPVLMPVPGAGPLGPFVPAPPELAMQVFREQGAPPFEGNSRSGRSGPNLSGPTPFLLPPGFRQDPRRLRSYQDLDAPEDEVTVIDYRSL; from the exons ATGGTCGTAGTCGTAAACATGCCGGTCGATTCCCTCGACCGTCAACCCGGTGGAGACCGTAAAGACACCAATAATAACCATAACAACAGACAACCTCCGTCATCTGATGACCCCAACTCCTCTCCCCCTCCTCCGCCTCCGCCTCCGCATCGACGCCGCGACCGCGACTCGCGTGAGCGACGAGACCGTGACTATTACGATCGTAACCGCTGTCCTCCACCTACTCTTCCTAGGGATAGAGATCAGAGGAGTCGAGGTAGCATTAGCCCTCCGCCACCGCCGTTGAATTTCAGGGATAGGAGACATTCGCCTCCTCCGAGGAGGTCTCCGCCATACAAGAGGTCTAGGCGGGAGGATGGAGGCTACGAAGGCAGGAGAGGGAGTCCTAGAGGAGGGTTTGGACCTGGAGATAGAag GTTTTGGAACAACTATGGTGGTGGATATGATCGTGAAATGGGAAGGCCCAGTTACCCTGATGAAAGGCCTCATGGCCGGTACTTCAATCGCTCTTCTGGTGGCCATGAAGATG ACTGGGATTCTGGCCGTGGTGGTTATGGCATTGCTTCGTACTCAGGGAGTGCTCAAAG agagGGATTGATGTCGTACAAGCAATTTATTCAAGAGCTTGAGGATGATATACTACCAACTGAAGCTGAGCGCAG GTATCAAGAATACAAGTCAGAATATATATCTACCCAAAAACGAGCATATTTTGATGCTCACAAAGATGAGGAATG GTTGAGAGACAAATATCATCCAATAAAGTTGGTCACTGTTATTGAAAG GAGGAATGAACTTGCACGCAAAGTTGCCAAGGACTTTTTGCTTGATCTGCAGAGTGGAACATTGGACTT AAGTCCTAGTGTCAATGCCTTGTCATCAAATAAATCAGGCCAGACAAGTGATCCTAATTCTGAAGATGAAGCTGAAGTTGGTGGGAAAAGAAGGTGGCATGGAAGGGGACCTGCTAAAGAAACTGATCTTTCTGCTGCTTCCAAGGCTCACCCAGTCAGTGCGGATCCTAGAAGAATTGAGATTGACATTGAGCAAGCACAGGGCCTTGTATGTAAACTGGACTCTGAAAAAGGAATAgaggaaaatattttaaggggGTCCgacaacaacaaaataaatagaGATAAATCTCATGGTAGTTTGACTGGCCCTGTGATTATTGTACGTGGCTTGACGACTGTGAAAGGCTTGGAAGGTGTTGAGCTTCTAGATACTCTTATAACTTACTTGTGGCGTGTCCATGGCTTGGATTATTATGGGATGATTGAAACAAATGAAGCTAAGGGTCTTAGGCATGTGAGAGCAGAGGGAAAGAGATCTGATGTGACTAGCAATGGATCTGAGTGGGAAAAGAAACTTGACTCACACTGGCAAGAGAGATTGAGGAGTCAGGATCCTTTGGAATTAATGACTGCTAAAGACAAAATAGATGCTGCTGCCATTGAAGCTTTCAATCCTTTTGTCCGGAAGATTAGGGATGAAAAGTATGGTTGGAAGTATGGTTGTGGTGCTAAGGGTTGCACAAAGCTCTTTCATGCTGCAGAATTCGTGCACAAGCATCTTAAACTCAAACATCCGGAGCTTGTGGTGGAGCTAACATCTAAAGTGTCTGAAGAGCTTTATTTCCAGAATTATATGAA TGATCCAGATGCTCCTGGTGGGACACCTGTTATGCAGCAATCCATACCG aagGACAAGCCTCAGAGACGTAAAATATTGGAAAATCACTTGAGAGATGACCGCGACTTACATGGAGAACGCGATAGATCTGACAACCCTCAAACAAGTGATTTTTCATTGAACGATGATGGTCTTGATGGGGGGAATCGTGATGATCCAATTTTTGATGCTTTTGGTGGACAAGGGATGCATGTTGCAGCTCCATTTTCTTCAGATGTTGCACCTCCGCCAGTATTGATGCCAGTTCCTGGTGCTGG TCCATTGGGGCCCTTTGTTCCAGCTCCACCTGAACTTGCAATGCAAGTGTTCAGAGAGCAAGGTGCTCCTCCTTTTGAAGGCAATAGTAGAAGTGGACGTTCTGGACCTAATTTAAGTGGACCAACCCCCTTTCTTTTGCCTCCTGGCTTCCGACAGGATCCTCGGCGTCTACGAAG TTATCAGGACCTAGATGCACCGGAGGATGAAGTCACGGTAATAGACTACAGGAGCTTGTAG